A single window of Triplophysa rosa linkage group LG20, Trosa_1v2, whole genome shotgun sequence DNA harbors:
- the grm6b gene encoding glutamate receptor, metabotropic 6b: MAATMTSMLCHHSEIGRQHVGSLVLWMVMIGLTPQSWAQSSSGAQPHSIKIEGDITLGGLFPVHSRGPAGVPCGDIKKEKGIHRMEAMLYALDQINSDPDLLPNITLGARILDTCSRDTYALEQSLTFVQALIQKDNSDVRCSNGEPPIIPKPERVVGVIGASASSVSIMVANVLRLFSIPQISYASTAPELSDNNRYDFFSRVVPPDSFQAQAMVDIVKALGWNYVSTLASEGNYGESGVDAFIQISREAGLCIAQSIKIPREPRPGEFDKIIKRLMETSNARGVIIFANEDDIKRVLEAAKKANLTGHFLFVGSDSWGAKNSPILNQEDVAEGAVTILPKRASIEGFDHYFITRSLENNRRNIWFAEFWEDDFKCKLTRLGFRAENGLRKCTGEERISRDSPYEQEGKVQFVIDAVYAMAHALHSMHMDLCPGAMGVCDKMEPVDGRMLLSYIRAVSFNGSAGTGVMFNENGDAPGRYDIFQYQLSNSTNSGYKIIGQWTNHLRLNAEDLQWSGGEKQVPQSVCSFPCESGERKRMVKGVPCCWHCELCDGYQYLLDEFSCDTCPFNMRPTPNRTGCRPTPIIKLEWSSLWAIIPMFLAILGILATSGVIITFIRFNDTPIVRASGRELSYVLLTGIFLIYLITFLMIAEPGTVVCAFRRLFLGLGMCISYAAMLTKTNRIYRIFEQGKKSVSPPKFISPTSQLIITFILTSVQLLGIFIWFGVVPPHMLIDFDELRPPNPEYARGILKCDMSDLTLIGCLSYSMALMVTCTVYAIKSRGVPETFNEAKPIGFTMYTTCIIWLAFVPIFFGTSQSTEKMFIQTTTLTVSMSLSATVSLGMLYIPKVYVIIFHPEQNVQKRKRSFRVVAQAAAVSSRLSQKTNEKQNGETKTEAEKS; the protein is encoded by the exons ATGGCAGCCACCATGACATCAATGCTATGCCATCACAGCGAGATCGGCAGACAACACGTGGGATCCCTGGTTCTGTGGATGGTGATGATAGGATTGACACCCCAATCCTGGGCACAATCGTCTTCAGGAGCTCAACCGCATTCCATAAAGATCGAGGGTGATATCACTCTCGGGGGGCTTTTTCCAGTACATTCTCGGGGTCCTGCTGGTGTTCCTTGTGGGGATATTAAAAAGGAGAAGGGGATCCATCGTATGGAGGCCATGTTGTATGCACTGGACCAGATCAACAGTGACCCAGACCTGCTGCCTAATATCACCCTGGGTGCCAGGATACTGGACACGTGCTCCAGGGATACTTATGCGCTAGAACAGTCCCTCACCTTCGTTCAAGCCCTCATCCAGAAAGACAACTCAGATGTTCGATGTTCCAATGGAGAGCCACCCATCATCCCAAAACCAGAGCGTGTGGTTGGTGTCATCGGGGCTTCGGCCAGCTCAGTGTCCATAATGGTGGCCAATGTTCTTCGACTGTTTTCG ATACCTCAGATCAGTTATGCTTCCACAGCACCTGAGCTTAGTGACAACAATCGCTATGATTTTTTCTCTCGAGTAGTGCCGCCCGACTCTTTTCAGGCCCAGGCGATGGTGGACATTGTCAAGGCCTTGGGGTGGAACTATGTTTCCACTTTGGCATCAGAGGGAAACTACGGCGAGAGCGGTGTAGATGCTTTCATCCAGATATCCAGAGAAGCAG GTCTTTGCATTGCACAGTCCATTAAAATTCCTAGAGAGCCCAGACCAGGAGAGTTTGACAAGATCATCAAGAGGTTAATGGAGACATCTAATGCCAGAGGGGTTATTATCTTTGCAAATGAAGATGACATTAA GCGTGTACTTGAAGCAGCAAAGAAAGCCAATCTGACTGGTCACTTCTTGTTTGTGGGCTCTGATAGCTGGGGAGCAAAGAACTCACCCATCCTCAACCAGGAGGATGTTGCTGAGGGTGCGGTCACCATCCTTCCTAAGCGGGCATCCATTGAag GGTTTGACCACTACTTCATCACAAGATCTTTGGAAAACAACCGCAGGAACATCTGGTTCGCTGAGTTCTGGGAGGATGATTTCAAATGCAAACTGACGCGACTGGGATTCAGAGCAGAGAACGGGCTGAGGAAATGCACAG GAGAGGAACGAATCAGCAGAGATTCGCCATACGAGCAGGAAGgcaaggtgcagtttgtaattGATGCCGTTTATGCCATGGCCCACGCGCTCCACAGTATGCACATGGACCTCTGCCCGGGTGCTATGGGCGTCTGTGACAAAATGGAACCCGTGGATGGGAGAATGCTGCTGAGTTACATCCGTGCTGTCAGTTTTAATG GCAGTGCCGGTACAGGTGTGATGTTTAATGAAAACGGTGATGCCCCAGGACGATACGATATCTTCCAATACCAGCTTTCCAACAGCACCAACTCGGGATATAAAATCATCGGCCAGTGGACCAATCACCTACGACTCAAT GCTGAGGACTTGCAGTGGTCCGGTGGAGAGAAACAAGTTCCTCAGTCAGTGTGCAGTTTTCCCTGCGAGTCTGGAGAAAGGAAACGCATGGTAAAGGGCGTTCCGTGCTGTTGGCACTGTGAATTATGTGACGGCTATCAGTACCTCTTGGATGAGTTTAGCTGTGACACCTGCCCCTTCAACATGAGGCCCACCCCGAACCGCACCGGCTGCAGACCTACCCCCATCATCAAGCTGGAGTGGAGCTCTCTGTGGGCCATCATCCCTATGTTCCTGGCCATATTGGGCATCCTCGCGACATCCGGAGTTATCATCACCTTTATACGCTTCAACGACACCCCCATAGTCCGAGCGTCAGGCCGAGAGCTCAGCTACGTTCTCCTGACAGGCATTTTTCTCATCTATCTCATTACCTTCCTCATGATCGCCGAGCCGGGTACCGTGGTGTGCGCGTTCCGCAGGTTGTTTTTGGGGCTCGGCATGTGCATTAGCTATGCAGCCATGCTCACCAAAACGAATCGAATCTACAGAATCTTCGAGCAGGGGAAGAAATCGGTCTCACCGCCGAAGTTTATCAGTCCAACATCACAGCTGATCATCACCTTCATTTTGACCTCAGTACAG CTACTGGGAATTTTCATCTGGTTCGGAGTCGTTCCCCCTCACATGCTCATTGACTTCGATGAGCTGCGGCCCCCCAACCCTGAATATGCACGCGGAATCCTGAAATGTGACATGTCAGATCTcactctgattggctgtctgAGCTACAGTATGGCACTGATGGTCACATGTACAGTCTATGCCATCAAGAGCAGAGGTGTTCCTGAGACCTTCAATGAGGCCAAACCCATCGGCTTTACCATGTACACCACCTGTATCATCTGGTTGGCCTTCGTTCCTATATTTTTTGGCACATCGCAATCCACGGAAAAG ATGTTCATTCAGACCACCACGCTGACCGTGTCTATGAGCCTGAGCGCCACCGTGTCCCTGGGCATGCTGTACATCCCCAAAGTCTACGTGATCATCTTCCACCCGGAGCAGAATGTGCAGAAGCGCAAACGTAGCTTCAGAGTCGTGGCTCAGGCGGCTGCTGTTTCATCTCGTCTCTCACAGAAAACCAATGAAAAGCAGAATGGAGAAACCAAAACCGAAGCGGAAAAATCTTAA
- the otud5b gene encoding OTU domain-containing protein 5b — MTILPKKKPASTAGGGDHTEEPDRRSGSESHSHSHPLGVRSGSRARASPPPWSSREERRIESSARPQPASPQPGAAGAPAVQCEGSANSVVVGSRVELPCGTGVVGSCCSGPGLSKRRRQTVCSSGLTGGGGRVGGGGGGSPVSDPEEGAGGNNSEDEYENAARLQLIDPTTVEQQEEWFEKTLREKKGFVIKKMKEDGACLFRAVADQVYGDQDMHDVVRKNCMDYLTKNADYFSSYVTEDFTTYINRKRKNNCHGNHIEMQAMAEMYNRPVEVYQSGVEPINTFHGIHENKDEPIRVSYHRNVHYNSVVNPHKASVGVGLGLPSFKPGYADQSLMKNAIKTSEESWIEQQMLEDKKRATDWEATNEAIEEQVARESYLQWLQDQEKQTRQPRKASATCSSATAATSSGFEDGGCRSPRQRSSVPSPEHPGPAHPELPVKPPSPAGASLPFPKPPSPCAPGPSHQSSGNPSMVSLYPTLGYRTIMHDMSPTAFGLTDWEDDDILASVLAASQQEYLDSLKKNAMHRESSPDCS, encoded by the exons ATGACAATCCTCCCGAAAAAGAAACCGGCCTCGACTGCCGGTGGCGGCGATCATACGGAAGAACCGGACAGACGAAGCGGCTCTGagtcacactcacattctcaTCCTCTCGGAGTGCGATCGGGGTCGAGAGCCAGGGCCTCTCCGCCTCCGTGGTCGTCCAGAGAAGAGCGGCGGATCGAGTCGAGCGCTCGCCCGCAACCGGCCTCCCCGCAGCCCGGTGCCGCTGGAGCGCCTGCTGTGCAGTGTGAGGGGAGCGCAAACTCGGTTGTGGTCGGGAGTCGCGTTGAGTTACCGTGCGGCACGGGTGTCGTTGGAAGCTGCTGCTCGGGACCTGGACTCAGCAAGCGGAGACGACAGACGGTTTGCTCCAGCGGTTTGACAGGTGGAGGAGGAAGAGTAGGAGGAGGAGGGGGTGGTAGTCCAGTCTCAGACCCCGAGGAGGGAGCAGGAGGAAACAATAGTGAGGATGAGTATGAGAACGCTGCCAGACTTCAACTTATAGATCCAACCACAGTCGAGCAG CAAGAAGAATGGTTCGAGAAAACCTTGAGGGAAAAGAAAGGCTTTGTAATCAAAAAAATGAAGGAAGATGGAGCATGTCTTTTCAGAGCAGTTG ctgATCAAGTATATGGGGACCAAGATATGCATGATGTGGTACGGAAGAACTGTATGGATTATTTG ACAAAAAATGCAGATTACTTCTCCAGTTACGTCACTGAGGACTTCACCACATACATTAAcaggaaaagaaaaaataattgcCACGGCAACCACATTGAGATGCAGGCAATGGCAGAAATGTATAACCGACCAGTGGAAGTTTACCAGTCTGGTGTTG AGCCAATTAATACGTTCCATGGCATCCATGAGAACAAGGATGAGCCGATACGTGTCAGTTACCACAGAAATGTGCATTATAACTCTGTGGTAAATCCCCACAAGGCCAGTGTTGGGGTGGGGCTGGGCCTCCCCTCTTTCAAACCAGGG TACGCTGACCAATCTCTCatgaaaaatgcaattaaaacttCTGAAGAGTCTTGGATTGAGCAGCAGATGCTGGAAGACAAGAAGAGAGCAACAGATTGGGAAGCAACCAATGAAGCCATAGAGGAGCAGGTAGCTCGAGAGTCTTACCTGCAGTGGCTTCAGGACCAAGAAAAGCAAACCAGACAG CCACGTAAGGCTAGTGCCACCTGCAGCTCTGCCACAGCAGCCACGTCTAGTGGCTTTGAGGATGGGGGATGCCGTTCTCCACGCCAGCGGAGCTCCGTCCCCTCTCCTGAGCATCCAGGCCCAGCTCACCCCGAACTGCCTGTCAAACCCCCGTCCCCAGCAGGTGCCTCGCTGCCTTTTCCTAAACCCCCATCACCATGTGCCCCAG GTCCAAGTCATCAGTCTTCTGGAAACCCTTCCATGGTGTCTCTCTACCCGACCCTGGGGTACAGGACTATTATGCATGATATGTCACCTACTGCCTTTG gcTTAACAGATTGGGAAGATGATGACATTCTGGCCTCAGTACTGGCTGCTTCACAACAAGAATACCTCGACAGCTTGAAGAAGAATGCAATGCACAGAGAATCTTCTCCAGACTGCAGTTGA
- the mon1bb gene encoding vacuolar fusion protein MON1 homolog B gives MEQVNICDPSIIPQCPDQTDVAHPHTDAPSENHTDLLTEDDHCVNEDHWMPSHPEGILESSDPTSEENPRPQDHLPDLQKVHIDYDTSLCAGGSETDSGKASQDSALDNGHDDSGEFVVTMLARGKIEEQGMGTKGASSPLSETGTPVGPPSHRNEDVTAESWRRHRKHVFVLSEAGKPIYSRYGSEEALSSTMGVMMALVSFVQSGDNTIRSVYSDEHTVVFMQRGPLVLVSVSSSRQSEQQLRQELLYVYNQIVSMLTQASITRIFEHKKNYDLRRLLAGSEKILDGLLNLVDSDPSFLLSAVHCLPLASSLRDSLSQILQKAITPNLVFSILIAKNQLLTIVQEKTVIEDARLDPADLHLLLNLIGASSAFQAGEIWTPICLPSFNPDCYFYAYISYLDPPECTVCLVLLSTDKEAFYSVAECKRKIEEAMQTQNALNSIAKAHLYSVSQVGVSDLRHFMYKPFDVPDNHRQLTQFTSPEMEAPYSSEEERMRLLDLYRDMHSRIHSTSRPLNLIYHVAERETLLAWVTSKFELYTCFSPLVTKTCAINAITKLLRWIKKEEDRLFIRYPPKYSTTPNPSKSSKGDAH, from the exons ATGGAGCAGGTAAACATTTGCGATCCGTCCATCATTCCGCAATGCCCTGATCAAACAG ATGTTGCACATCCACACACTGATGCTCCGTCAGAAAACCACACAGACTTGCTTACGGAAGATGATCATTGTGTAAATGAAGATCACTGGATGCCTTCACACCCAGAGGGGATCTTGGAGTCATCAGACCCCACATCAGAGGAGAACCCTCGACCACAAGACCATCTACCAGATCTTCAGAAAGTACACATCGACTATGACACGTCCTTGTGTGCCGGGGGTTCAGAGACTGATTCTGGGAAAGCGTCCCAGGACTCTGCCCTGGACAACGGTCATGATGACTCGGGCGAGTTTGTCGTAACTATGTTAGCCCGGGGTAAGATAGAAGAGCAGGGCATGGGTACGAAAGGTGCCTCATCCCCTCTGTCTGAGACCGGGACACCTGTGGGACCTCCTTCGCATAGGAATGAGGATGTGACGGCGGAGAGTTGGAGGCGGCACAGGAAGCATGTGTTTGTGCTGAGTGAGGCTGGGAAGCCCATCTACTCTCGGTATGGCAGCGAGGAAGCCCTGTCCTCCACCATGGGGGTGATGATGGCTCTCGTGTCCTTTGTTCAGAGTGGAGACAATACGATTCGCTCAGTCTACTCGG atgAGCACACTGTTGTGTTCATGCAGAGAGGTCCTCTGGTCCTGGTGTCTGTCTCCAGCAGCCGACAGTCAGAGCAACAGCTCCGTCAAGAGCTCCTCTACGTCTACAACCAAATCGTCAGCATGCTCACGCAGGCCAGCATCACCCGCATCTTCGAGCACAAGAAGAACTACGACCTGCGCCGCTTGCTGGCAGGCTCCGAGAAGATTCTCGACGGGCTCCTGAACCTGGTGGACTCGGACCCCAGCTTCTTGCTCTCCGCTGTGCACTGTCTCCCGCTGGCCTCGTCTCTCAGGGATTCCCTCAGCCAAATCCTTCAAAAGGCCATCACGCCCAATCTGGTCTTTTCTATCCTCATAGCTAAGAACCAGCTACTGACCATAGTGCAAGAAAAGACGGTCATTGAGGATGCCAGGCTGGACCCTGCAGACCTCCACCTTTTGCTTAACCTCATCGGGGCTTCGTCCGCCTTTCAGGCTGGGGAGATCTGGACGCCCATTTGCCTGCCCAGCTTTAACCCTGACTGTTATTTTTATGCCTATATTTCCTATCTGGATCCTCCAGAATGTACTGTGTGTCTTGTTCTACTCTCAACTGATAAAGAGGCGTTCTATTCGGTGGCCGAGTGTAAGAGGAAGATCGAGGAGGCTATGCAAACTCAGAATGCGTTGAACTCAATAGCTAAAGCTCATCTGTACAGTGTCAGTCAGGTGGGAGTGTCGGATCTCAGGCATTTCATGTATAAACCCTTTGATGTGCCCGACAATCATCGCCAGCTAACACAGTTTACCAG CCCGGAAATGGAGGCCCCTTACAGCAGCGAGGAGGAGAGGATGAGACTTCTGGACCTCTACAGAGACATGCACAGCCGCATCCACAGTACCTCACGTCCCCTTAATCTCATCTACCACGTGGCTGAACGGGAGACTCTTCTGGCTTGG GTCACGAGCAAATTTGAGTTGTACACATGCTTCAGCCCCCTTGTCACGAAAACCTGTGCCATCAACGCCATCACCAAACTGCTGCGCTGGATCAAGAAGGAGGAAGACCGTCTATTTATTCGTTACCCTCCAAAATACTCCACAACCCCTAACCCTAGTAAAAGCTCTAAAGGAG atGCCCACTGA